GCGAGGAGTTCGCAGGTCGCCGGGTCGGCCCAGTGCAGGTCCTCGAGCAGCAGCGTGGCGGGAGTCAGTGCGGCCAGCACTGCGGCGACGGCCCGGAACAGGCGGTGCCGTTCGGCCGCCGGGTCGGTCAACGGGAGTGGCGCGGCGGGCAGCGCGTCCGCCAGTTCGGGCAGCAGCGGTGCGAGGGCACCGGCCACCGGACTGAGCGCGCCGAGTCGGTCGGCGCTGCCGCGGATCGCGTCCAGCAACACACCGAGTGGAAAGGGTTCCGGCACGTCGTCGCACTCGCCGACGAGGTGGTGCCCGGGAAGTTCGGCGAGCAGTTCGGCGACCAGCCGGCTCTTGCCGATCCCGGGTTCGCCCTCCAGCAGGATCAGGCACGGCGGGGCTTCGACGAGCTGGCGTAACCGGGCCAACTCCGCTGCTCGTCCGACGAACTCGACGGGTCCGCGCAGACGTTCGGGGCGGACGGGAACTGGGCCCCCGCCGCCCCGCGTCTTGTCCTCGCTGCCGTCGATCACCGTGGGGTCGAGCAGATCACCCCCACCGGCGCGAACGGTCGGCCGGCGGACCGACGGTGACCTGGGTCACACGTCGGGCCGCCGGCCCGTCGACACCGTCAGGACTGGACGGTGACCGGCACGGTCTTCAGGGAGCCGTCACCGTTGCGGAACTCCAGCACCCCGAGGTAGCGCTTCGCTGGCGCGAGGCCGGACCAGCGCAGGGTCAGGTTCGCCGTCGCACCCGGCTGCACCCTGCGCTGCTTCGGGTCGATGGTGAACCGGCCGGTGGAGGTGCCCGGCGCCCCCGGCAGGTAGCTGGTGACGGTGTACGCGTTCGCGCCCGTCGGGATGTTCTCGGTGAACTCCTGCTCGACGACGACGATGTAGTCGCCGGCACCCTCCGGCAACGTCACCTTGGCGCCGTCCCGACCACTGGCGGTGGCGGTGACGAACTTCCCGTCCTTGTCATAGACGTTGAGGCTGAACTCGGTGCACTCCATCACCCCCTCCTCGTCGTCCCAGTCGATGTGGGAGCAGGTGGGCCGCTCCGACGTGACCTGGATGAGCGGGCTGCGGGTGCCGGCCGGTACGTGCAGGGTGGTCCTGCTGATCGACGCGGGCAGCGGCACCGGCAGGTTGTCCGACGTGCTCCAGTCCCAACTCGGTCCGTCACCCTGCAGGGTGACGGTGCTGCTGGTGCCCGCGGTCAGGCCGGAGAGCTGCGAGATCAGCTGACCCTTGTAACCGACCTCGGCGGCGATCGGAACGCTGCCGGAGGTGCCCTTGCCGGTGATGGCGTCGGGGGCGACCAGCCCGGAGTTGTGCACGACCAGTGGGCTGCGTACCTCGTGCTTGAACTGGTCGCGCCAGGTCAGCGAGCCGTCGGCCCAGGTGTCGAACGCGCCGCCGGTGCTGGTCACCTCCACAGTGAAGCGAGCCGACTGGCCGGGACGGATCTGCATCTTGGCCGGGGTGACCTTGACCTTGTAACCCGGCGGGGCCTGCACCGACGAGGTGTAGGTGCTGGTCTTGTCGCTGACGTTGGTGACGGTGCGGGTGACCGTCTGCTTGCCCACCATCTGGCCCAGCGAGATCGACGGGTAGTTGAGCTGTGCCGTCTCGATCGAGCCGATCGTGTCGCAGCCCTCCAGGTCGAGGCCGTAGTCGCTGCCCCGGTCGGTGGACACCCCGCACAGGTACTGGATCCAGTCCTGCTGGTTGGAGTCGTACACCAGACCCGGGTCGAAGGCGCTGCCCGGCTCGACCTGGCCGGCACCGTAGTTCAACGGCGTGGCGTCGTACGTGCCGATCTTGATCGGGTTGCCCTTGTCGGTCTTGTCCACGGCGCTGGTCATCAGCGCCGAGCGGACCGCCGCCGGCGACCAGTCGGGGTGCTTGGCCAGCAGCAGGGCGGCGATACCGGCGATGTGCGGCGCCGCCATCGAGGTGCCCGACTCCAGGGCGAAGTCGTTCCCGCCGATGGACGGAGAGAACGCCGCGACGATGTCCTGACCGGGCGCGCTGATGTCCGGCTTGAGCAGCTCGCCGGCGTTCAGGTTCGACGGGCCCGCCGAGGAGAACGCGGCGACCGACGGCGCCTCGACCGTCTCCAGCTTGCTCGGCGAGATGGTCGCCGTGGCGTTGCCCTTTGCGACGTACGCGGTGACCGTGGCCAGGTCGACCTCGTTGATGTGCACGGTCGGCACGGCCTGCACGTCGGCGTTGAGGGAGTTCAGCTCCTCGTTGTACAGGACCATCCCGACCCCGCCGGCCCGGGCCACCTCGATGCTCTTGTCGGTACGGGGAATCTCGCCGCGTACGCAGAGCACGATCGCGCCCTTGACCTTGGCCGGATCCAACGTGTCGTCGGCGCAGAGGCCGGCACCGTAGGCACCGTCCGGGTCGAGCGCGCTGTCCTTGGCGAAGACCAGTCGGGCCGGACCGACGCCGGTCTCACCCATGCCCGCGCCGGTGATGGTGGTGCCGTTGCCGAGGGTGAGTTTCCGGTTGTGCTGTCGGTCGGTGGTGCTCGCGGCCACCGT
The nucleotide sequence above comes from Micromonospora luteifusca. Encoded proteins:
- a CDS encoding S8 family serine peptidase, coding for MLAAVALTAAGLTSLPGSATAAPTSSGPTARYLVQLDEEPLATYTGGVPGIAATKPAGGSKLNRTSGSANAYRDHLRQKRKSVLDRVGVPADRTRVTMETAFNGFAADLTGPQAARLRATQGVRAVYESQKVHATTSHTPDYLGLTGNGGVWKKEFGGDSHAGEGVIVGIIDSGYWPESASFAPLPSPRPDQAIIDAKWKGTCDVGIEAPVTCNNKVIGARWYNDSGIAEAFPDDYSSPRDRNGHGTHTASTAAGLNGVRATSGTQDLGMISGMAPAARLAIYKALYDNGAGGATGTDIDIVHAIDDAVADGVDVINYSIGDDTERFGAVDATFFNAAAAGVFVAAAAGNSGPFANTVDNSTPWLTTVAASTTDRQHNRKLTLGNGTTITGAGMGETGVGPARLVFAKDSALDPDGAYGAGLCADDTLDPAKVKGAIVLCVRGEIPRTDKSIEVARAGGVGMVLYNEELNSLNADVQAVPTVHINEVDLATVTAYVAKGNATATISPSKLETVEAPSVAAFSSAGPSNLNAGELLKPDISAPGQDIVAAFSPSIGGNDFALESGTSMAAPHIAGIAALLLAKHPDWSPAAVRSALMTSAVDKTDKGNPIKIGTYDATPLNYGAGQVEPGSAFDPGLVYDSNQQDWIQYLCGVSTDRGSDYGLDLEGCDTIGSIETAQLNYPSISLGQMVGKQTVTRTVTNVSDKTSTYTSSVQAPPGYKVKVTPAKMQIRPGQSARFTVEVTSTGGAFDTWADGSLTWRDQFKHEVRSPLVVHNSGLVAPDAITGKGTSGSVPIAAEVGYKGQLISQLSGLTAGTSSTVTLQGDGPSWDWSTSDNLPVPLPASISRTTLHVPAGTRSPLIQVTSERPTCSHIDWDDEEGVMECTEFSLNVYDKDGKFVTATASGRDGAKVTLPEGAGDYIVVVEQEFTENIPTGANAYTVTSYLPGAPGTSTGRFTIDPKQRRVQPGATANLTLRWSGLAPAKRYLGVLEFRNGDGSLKTVPVTVQS